The following proteins are encoded in a genomic region of Armatimonadota bacterium:
- a CDS encoding LacI family DNA-binding transcriptional regulator, whose protein sequence is MVRRITIDDVAKKAGVSKVTVSYVLNGRGSAARISEETSSRVIEAARDLQYRPNALARMLLSQRTDTIAIAFQYAEYFTAASSFISEVMRGVTSACVDLELDVLLHTRHADPGAHEADMLTDGRVDGLLMLRDLDDPTLAEIQARRFPCVLFFTRASDPETPYVDADNYSGGRLGARHLIELGHRRIGMVRGPAQSVSSNDRYNGYRDALEGAGLTVDPDHVVCMENPQASPEGLNRMMSGPGRPTALFVWSDDVAFSVVRWLGEAGLSVPRDVSVVGYDSSDACERIHPALTSVRQPVLEMAVEATEMLSRIVRHQTLRRRQILFAPTLDVRASTLPPSESAKGDLT, encoded by the coding sequence ATGGTGCGAAGGATCACGATCGACGACGTCGCGAAGAAGGCCGGTGTCAGCAAGGTCACGGTCAGCTACGTCTTGAACGGACGAGGGTCCGCAGCCCGGATCAGCGAGGAGACGTCCTCTCGCGTGATCGAAGCGGCCCGCGACCTGCAGTACCGCCCGAACGCTTTGGCCAGGATGCTGCTCAGTCAGCGGACGGACACGATCGCCATCGCGTTCCAGTATGCCGAATATTTCACGGCGGCGTCGTCGTTCATTTCCGAGGTGATGCGCGGCGTGACTTCGGCGTGCGTCGACCTCGAACTGGACGTCCTTCTTCATACTAGGCACGCCGATCCCGGGGCCCATGAAGCCGACATGCTGACGGACGGCCGTGTCGACGGGCTCTTGATGCTTCGTGACCTCGACGACCCGACGCTGGCCGAGATCCAGGCGCGGCGGTTCCCGTGCGTCTTGTTTTTCACGCGCGCTTCGGACCCCGAGACGCCATATGTGGACGCCGACAACTACAGTGGCGGGCGTCTCGGTGCCCGACACCTCATCGAGCTCGGTCACCGTCGGATCGGAATGGTGCGTGGCCCAGCGCAGTCCGTGAGTTCGAACGACCGCTACAACGGCTATCGGGACGCTCTCGAAGGCGCAGGCCTGACGGTCGACCCCGACCACGTCGTCTGCATGGAGAACCCCCAGGCCTCGCCCGAAGGTCTGAACCGGATGATGTCCGGCCCTGGTCGACCGACGGCCCTGTTCGTCTGGTCGGACGATGTGGCGTTCTCGGTCGTCCGTTGGCTCGGTGAAGCCGGTCTGAGCGTCCCCCGGGACGTCTCGGTCGTCGGATACGACTCGTCGGACGCCTGTGAAAGGATCCACCCGGCGTTGACGAGCGTCCGTCAGCCCGTCCTTGAAATGGCGGTCGAAGCCACTGAAATGTTGTCCCGGATCGTGCGGCACCAGACGCTCCGTCGCCGTCAGATCCTTTTCGCGCCGACGCTCGACGTCCGCGCTTCGACGCTTCCCCCTTCCGAAAGTGCAAAGGGAGACCTGACATGA
- a CDS encoding isoprenylcysteine carboxylmethyltransferase family protein produces the protein MVLFARSKALLSFLLAAHFGGQAYAWLVSIGCAVHDPAAYPGLVAMTLSAGAAFAFALRTSGVSVLWGPFRFGTAASSDPGTNWRRTVAQTAGMWAVFLVAVPGAVVVLESVFRWRQPWSPAPAVDVLAGLAFIAAGATGLWAGKRFCVDGDGTPLPSDGTRRLVVSGPYRYIRNPMALFGILQGVCIGVVLRSPLVVTYAVVGGVWWDVLARPLEERYLADTFGDDYGEYRDRVRCWIPHLSALRARSLREGPKCGR, from the coding sequence ATGGTCCTCTTCGCCCGAAGCAAAGCGCTGCTGTCCTTCCTGTTGGCGGCGCACTTCGGCGGACAGGCCTATGCATGGCTCGTCAGCATTGGATGCGCGGTCCACGATCCGGCTGCTTATCCAGGCTTGGTCGCCATGACGCTTTCAGCCGGCGCTGCGTTCGCGTTCGCACTCCGGACCAGCGGCGTCTCTGTCCTTTGGGGGCCGTTCCGTTTCGGTACGGCTGCCTCGTCCGACCCAGGAACGAATTGGAGGCGGACGGTCGCCCAGACCGCCGGAATGTGGGCCGTGTTCCTCGTCGCCGTGCCAGGCGCGGTCGTCGTCCTCGAGTCCGTGTTCCGATGGCGCCAGCCTTGGAGCCCGGCTCCGGCCGTCGACGTCTTGGCAGGCCTCGCTTTCATCGCCGCCGGCGCGACCGGCCTTTGGGCAGGGAAGAGGTTTTGCGTTGACGGCGACGGGACGCCGTTGCCTTCGGACGGGACAAGGCGGCTGGTGGTCTCCGGGCCGTACCGCTATATCCGGAACCCGATGGCGCTCTTCGGAATCCTCCAAGGAGTCTGCATCGGCGTCGTATTGCGGTCGCCGCTCGTCGTCACCTATGCCGTCGTCGGAGGGGTCTGGTGGGACGTTCTGGCCCGACCCTTGGAGGAGCGGTACCTGGCCGACACGTTCGGAGACGATTACGGCGAATACCGCGACAGGGTCCGCTGTTGGATACCGCACCTGTCGGCCCTTCGCGCCCGAAGCCTTCGCGAAGGGCCGAAGTGCGGTCGCTAA
- a CDS encoding prepilin-type N-terminal cleavage/methylation domain-containing protein, giving the protein MKRNRAFTLIELLVVIAIIAILAAILFPVFAKAKESAKIIVGVSNTKQIGTAIHMYLSDNDDIMFKTAYMEDRAKSWKHALVPYIKNQDIFKDPVNPFAAFPDEYGEGPNPVKPVFPRGYFYYRPFHLTYNWQDQSDLAFGAYEQPANSLVIGENKDKYRDYGPWMPWCDETHQPSGCPGGNYKWKVPNWGGGKRDDKAMIVIFLDSHAKMTTMRSTCGQPGSLNMWSYDRGADYRNYRIGNGTADISWIDTFCKTLPY; this is encoded by the coding sequence ATGAAACGCAACCGTGCCTTCACACTTATCGAGCTCCTGGTGGTGATCGCCATTATCGCCATTCTCGCAGCCATCCTCTTCCCTGTCTTCGCCAAGGCCAAAGAGTCGGCCAAGATCATCGTCGGTGTCTCGAACACCAAGCAGATCGGCACGGCCATCCATATGTACTTGAGCGATAACGACGACATCATGTTCAAGACGGCGTACATGGAGGACCGGGCGAAGAGCTGGAAGCACGCGCTCGTCCCGTACATCAAGAACCAGGACATTTTCAAGGATCCGGTCAATCCGTTCGCCGCGTTCCCGGACGAGTACGGCGAAGGGCCGAACCCGGTCAAGCCGGTCTTTCCCCGCGGCTACTTCTACTACAGGCCGTTCCACTTGACCTACAACTGGCAAGACCAGTCCGACCTGGCTTTCGGCGCCTACGAGCAGCCGGCGAACTCTCTGGTGATCGGCGAGAACAAGGACAAGTACCGCGACTATGGGCCGTGGATGCCCTGGTGCGACGAGACCCATCAACCGAGCGGTTGCCCGGGTGGAAACTACAAGTGGAAAGTCCCCAACTGGGGAGGCGGAAAGCGTGACGACAAGGCGATGATCGTGATCTTCCTCGACTCGCACGCCAAGATGACGACGATGCGTTCGACGTGCGGTCAGCCGGGTTCCTTGAACATGTGGAGCTACGATCGTGGCGCCGACTATCGGAACTACCGCATCGGCAACGGTACGGCCGACATCTCTTGGATCGACACGTTCTGTAAGACCCTTCCGTACTGA
- a CDS encoding glycosyl transferase family 36, which yields MEVELRSGSSTAAVSATVAGTVPAFANRYGYFDGTDFVIRDVKTPRPWVNVLSNGRYGLILSQAGGGFSWLDNCQLFRLTRWEQDLATDAYGRFVYLSDLSSGEVWSTTYAPTHVEADFEEVRHGLGHTVFTREVHGVRTVHTVFVPEGTTHEVWMLEIENLSETTRCLRTGASLDWHIGSHGEWHREFHRLFVTTKIVENGTVAWKRARLEENTREPAPQQPAVYFGCFGAGPVRWTTDKASWYGPSADPASPLSMREDAVPASTGRWDDPVAAFTADVRLAPGERRQIVMVLGTESDPGKAETALQTFEPGRASASFAETLAFHDSVCGALQIECDDPVVELMANAWLPFQTLVGRIRARCAYYQQGGAYGFRDQLQDSLAFLDQEPKRAVDQILLHAEAMYADGGVRHWWHPGSPIFAESRHSDTCLWLAHATLDALDEAGEPSLLDLEAGFLDRTTQAVGSKGTVLEHCLRGIDRSLELRSPRGLPLILAGDWNDGLSHAGLDGKGESVWLAMFLYQILGRMATALDRRGESTTAVRYRQEAEDLRTAVEGHAWEGDRYIAGTNDEGRPFGSKENREGSLFLNPQTWSVISGIAAPDRARKAMETALAELVKPYGALLLAPAYQDVDPYIGYITRYAPGLRENGGVYSHASTWAVQALAMAGRADEAYALWRGMCPPLRAHEDADLYAAEPYVMPGNTDGPDSPHTSRAGWTWYTGSAAWMRRVLAHWVFGVRPTYDGLVVDPDLPSTLQGFRMHRPFRGGTVVVEVQRGDKPGAMLDGGPWEGTPIEVRTSGQARSLRVVTRR from the coding sequence ATGGAAGTAGAACTGAGGAGCGGATCATCGACGGCAGCCGTCAGCGCGACCGTGGCGGGGACGGTGCCGGCGTTCGCGAACCGGTACGGCTACTTCGACGGGACCGACTTCGTGATCCGGGACGTGAAAACGCCGCGTCCGTGGGTCAACGTCCTTTCCAACGGTCGGTACGGCCTCATCTTGAGCCAAGCGGGCGGCGGGTTTTCCTGGCTCGACAACTGCCAGTTGTTCCGCTTGACGCGCTGGGAGCAAGACCTCGCGACCGATGCTTACGGGAGGTTCGTTTACCTCTCCGACCTTTCGTCCGGCGAAGTCTGGTCGACGACGTACGCCCCGACCCACGTCGAAGCCGATTTCGAAGAGGTGCGACACGGTCTCGGCCATACCGTCTTCACACGAGAAGTCCACGGGGTCCGGACCGTCCACACCGTCTTCGTACCGGAAGGGACGACGCACGAAGTGTGGATGTTGGAGATCGAAAACCTATCGGAAACGACTAGGTGCCTGCGGACCGGTGCATCGCTGGACTGGCACATCGGGTCTCACGGAGAGTGGCACCGCGAGTTCCATCGCTTGTTCGTCACGACGAAGATCGTCGAGAACGGGACCGTCGCATGGAAGCGCGCCCGGTTGGAAGAGAACACGCGAGAGCCTGCCCCTCAACAGCCCGCCGTCTACTTCGGGTGCTTCGGAGCCGGCCCTGTCCGGTGGACGACGGACAAGGCGTCCTGGTACGGGCCGTCGGCCGACCCGGCCTCGCCGCTGTCGATGAGGGAGGACGCCGTCCCGGCGTCGACCGGACGGTGGGACGACCCGGTCGCCGCGTTCACGGCCGACGTTCGCTTGGCTCCTGGCGAGCGGAGACAGATCGTCATGGTCTTGGGGACAGAATCCGACCCCGGTAAGGCCGAAACCGCGTTGCAGACGTTCGAACCAGGACGCGCCTCTGCTTCGTTCGCCGAAACCCTTGCGTTTCACGACTCGGTCTGCGGAGCCTTGCAGATCGAATGCGACGACCCTGTCGTGGAGCTCATGGCGAACGCCTGGCTCCCATTCCAGACCCTCGTCGGGAGGATCCGAGCGAGGTGCGCGTATTACCAACAAGGCGGTGCTTATGGGTTCAGGGACCAGTTGCAGGACAGCCTCGCCTTCCTCGACCAAGAGCCGAAGCGGGCGGTCGACCAGATCTTGCTCCACGCCGAAGCGATGTACGCTGACGGCGGCGTCCGGCACTGGTGGCATCCGGGATCACCGATCTTTGCCGAAAGTCGGCACAGCGACACCTGTCTATGGCTCGCCCACGCGACCCTTGACGCTTTGGACGAGGCGGGCGAGCCTTCCCTCCTCGATCTCGAGGCAGGTTTTCTCGACCGGACAACGCAGGCGGTCGGCTCCAAGGGGACCGTCCTTGAGCACTGCCTGAGGGGGATCGACCGATCGCTCGAACTCCGCTCGCCGCGGGGGCTCCCGTTGATCCTGGCCGGCGATTGGAACGACGGCCTCAGCCATGCCGGCCTTGACGGAAAGGGCGAAAGCGTCTGGCTCGCGATGTTCCTGTACCAGATTCTTGGCCGCATGGCAACGGCGCTCGATCGGAGGGGCGAGTCCACGACCGCCGTCCGCTACCGGCAAGAAGCCGAAGACCTAAGGACGGCGGTCGAGGGCCACGCGTGGGAAGGCGACCGCTACATCGCGGGGACGAACGACGAGGGCCGCCCGTTCGGCAGCAAAGAGAACCGGGAAGGAAGCCTCTTCCTCAATCCGCAGACGTGGAGCGTCATCTCCGGGATCGCCGCGCCAGACCGCGCCCGAAAGGCCATGGAAACTGCGCTGGCGGAACTCGTCAAACCCTACGGCGCGCTGTTGCTGGCTCCGGCCTACCAGGACGTCGACCCGTATATCGGATACATCACGAGGTACGCCCCTGGCCTCCGCGAGAACGGTGGGGTCTACAGCCACGCTTCGACGTGGGCGGTCCAAGCTTTGGCGATGGCGGGACGGGCCGACGAGGCCTATGCCCTTTGGCGAGGGATGTGCCCACCGCTTCGAGCGCACGAGGACGCCGACCTTTACGCGGCCGAACCGTACGTGATGCCGGGCAACACCGACGGGCCGGATTCGCCGCATACGAGCCGGGCCGGTTGGACCTGGTACACGGGCTCGGCGGCTTGGATGCGGCGCGTTTTGGCCCATTGGGTGTTCGGCGTACGTCCGACGTACGACGGACTGGTCGTCGATCCGGACCTTCCCTCGACGCTCCAAGGCTTCCGCATGCACAGGCCGTTCCGTGGGGGGACGGTCGTCGTCGAAGTCCAAAGAGGCGACAAGCCGGGCGCCATGCTCGACGGGGGGCCATGGGAAGGTACGCCGATCGAGGTCCGGACCTCGGGCCAGGCCCGGTCCCTTCGCGTCGTCACCCGCCGCTAA
- a CDS encoding redoxin domain-containing protein, with product MRFFLALTLIAGSLAAHADEDPGHSKHGSAFDSGMRTRPWAMKGIGEAPFPVTSKNPEVQMWFDQGNALLHSFWFEEAERSFRWCLKLDPDCAMAYWSLARCGFNWFTIGGPDYDDKEFGRYKTFLREAVRRKDKVSDRERRYIEAWEKAVAPGVKEGDKVLVGQLQDIVIRYPDDVKAKALLSLFNIGKGSAFANQMLIDQVLSKNPMHPGAHHAAIHNWDGVASEQGIRSCEQYGKAAPGIGHSLHMPGHIYSKIGMWHEGAIAMDSATRIELSYMNDRLALPFETWNYPHNRNYLCYIQEQLGMAETALQGARDMIAAPRDPEANSDEAGRVAMEGRIALVRNLIKFEKWDQIMTPGVIVWNDQNDFAKSERLFVETLALNGLGKVQDAKERLQDFKALEAKTAADPKAPKDEFSFNSLLLNVCEGIVALSEGRVLEGRKALLDAAAIDAKFLGGDPPFTAWRVIRLLGDDYRKRGEVRSAIECYERALKEEPNDGFTLSGLALAHHAAGDKDRAAYYAGRLEYVWSQADAGLKWLEDVRKLGLDVKPIAETPRPERVYRPRDLDKIGPMNWQPFAAPALQVRDVEGKPVRLEDFAGKNVLLVFFLGDACVHCVGQLKSINDRMSDFEGQDTVVLAVCSSTSEELKASTTLSKVNIKFLSDKAHENARRFSSFDDFEEMELHSTILIDRKGRVRWKRTGGDPFMNMDFLLTELKRINASKEGR from the coding sequence ATGCGCTTCTTCCTTGCCTTGACCCTGATCGCCGGTTCTCTGGCCGCACACGCCGACGAAGACCCTGGACATTCCAAGCACGGCTCGGCTTTCGACTCGGGCATGAGGACGCGGCCGTGGGCCATGAAAGGCATCGGGGAGGCACCGTTTCCGGTCACCTCGAAGAACCCCGAGGTTCAAATGTGGTTCGACCAAGGCAACGCCTTGCTCCACTCGTTCTGGTTCGAAGAAGCGGAGCGGTCTTTTCGGTGGTGTCTCAAGCTGGATCCGGATTGTGCCATGGCTTATTGGAGCCTGGCCCGATGCGGTTTCAATTGGTTCACGATCGGCGGTCCGGACTACGACGACAAGGAGTTCGGCCGCTACAAGACCTTCCTCCGAGAGGCCGTCCGCAGGAAAGACAAGGTCTCCGACCGAGAGCGCCGGTACATCGAAGCCTGGGAGAAGGCCGTCGCACCCGGAGTCAAAGAGGGCGACAAAGTCCTCGTCGGGCAGCTTCAAGACATCGTGATCAGGTACCCCGACGACGTCAAGGCCAAGGCGCTCTTGTCGCTGTTCAACATCGGAAAGGGTAGCGCGTTCGCGAACCAGATGTTGATCGATCAAGTCCTGTCCAAGAATCCGATGCATCCTGGCGCACACCATGCCGCGATCCATAACTGGGACGGGGTCGCTTCCGAGCAAGGGATCCGGAGTTGCGAGCAATACGGCAAAGCCGCACCAGGGATCGGTCATTCGCTCCACATGCCTGGACACATCTATTCGAAAATCGGCATGTGGCACGAGGGCGCGATCGCGATGGACTCGGCGACGCGCATCGAACTGAGCTACATGAACGACCGCCTCGCGCTGCCGTTCGAGACTTGGAACTATCCTCATAACCGGAACTACCTGTGCTACATCCAAGAGCAACTCGGGATGGCGGAGACCGCCCTTCAAGGGGCACGGGACATGATCGCCGCGCCCCGTGATCCCGAAGCGAACTCGGACGAGGCAGGCCGCGTCGCGATGGAAGGCCGCATCGCGCTCGTCCGCAACCTGATCAAGTTTGAAAAATGGGACCAGATCATGACCCCAGGGGTCATTGTCTGGAACGACCAGAACGACTTCGCGAAGTCCGAGCGCTTGTTCGTCGAGACGTTGGCCCTCAATGGCCTCGGCAAGGTTCAAGACGCCAAGGAGAGGCTGCAAGACTTCAAGGCACTGGAAGCCAAAACAGCGGCCGATCCGAAGGCGCCGAAAGACGAATTCTCGTTCAACTCATTGCTCCTGAACGTCTGCGAGGGAATCGTCGCCCTTTCCGAAGGGCGCGTCCTGGAAGGTCGTAAAGCCCTCCTCGACGCGGCAGCGATCGACGCCAAATTCTTAGGCGGCGACCCACCCTTCACAGCGTGGCGGGTCATCCGGTTACTGGGAGACGACTACCGGAAGCGAGGCGAAGTCAGGTCGGCCATCGAGTGCTACGAAAGGGCCCTCAAAGAGGAACCGAACGACGGTTTCACTCTGTCGGGACTTGCCTTGGCCCACCATGCAGCGGGCGACAAGGACCGTGCGGCGTACTATGCCGGACGCCTCGAATACGTGTGGTCGCAGGCGGACGCCGGCCTCAAATGGCTTGAGGACGTCAGAAAACTCGGGCTGGACGTGAAGCCGATCGCGGAGACTCCCAGGCCGGAACGTGTGTACCGACCGAGAGATTTGGACAAGATCGGTCCGATGAACTGGCAGCCCTTTGCGGCACCTGCCCTACAGGTCAGGGACGTGGAAGGGAAGCCGGTCCGGCTCGAAGACTTTGCCGGAAAGAACGTCTTGCTCGTCTTCTTCCTTGGCGACGCGTGCGTCCATTGTGTCGGCCAACTGAAATCCATCAACGACCGCATGTCCGACTTCGAGGGCCAAGACACGGTCGTGCTCGCCGTATGCAGCTCGACTTCAGAGGAACTCAAAGCGTCGACGACGCTGTCCAAGGTCAACATCAAGTTCCTTTCTGACAAGGCCCACGAGAATGCCCGGAGGTTCTCCTCCTTCGACGACTTTGAGGAGATGGAACTGCATTCGACGATCCTGATCGACCGGAAAGGACGGGTGCGATGGAAGCGCACCGGGGGCGATCCCTTCATGAACATGGACTTCCTTCTCACGGAACTGAAACGGATCAACGCCTCGAAAGAGGGCCGCTGA
- a CDS encoding extracellular solute-binding protein, whose product MRRGVRFAWCLGSALLASAASRATVTVRFAVWDGDAGLGVIREAVRGFERAHPDIKVKLENVPYGAFAQKLLAGYAANAAPDVAMMEPKGFQRFAKRGGLLPLDPFFAQTPDVKIEEYYRPIVDAMRYQGRLYVLPRDIAPIGIVFYNKRLFREAGIPDPDGTWTWDWEPRPELRDKDFTWVMQKLTKFDAKGKVVQWGFVPAWTRAFADTVVYSQGARYVDDPVDPTRWTWDDPRVVRAYQWVADLGLKKHWIPASTEITSVLQTSSDQLFLQQRAAMFQGGMWSVPGFRQVLKPGTKEFFEWDVTLAPGHIDQATGRVVRAAPTGGSGYAVMASTRHPKEAWLLTTWMAGPPAMRLMAQAGLAQPAIRKLALEEPWVPGPNTPEEQRYPPSRKVTDQAVPYVVVDPTAECYAEINTFVESKVDSIMSGSKSAQAAIDEGQGQANSRLSQILKQERLPLFDWRSGLGAGLIVAGLLVAWVYLPSSRGRRTRSERAENRAAYAFVSPWIVGMVAFCAGPMLFSLLLSTTDWDIVTAAKWRGGGNFAEAFTQDPRFWNSLKVSVVYTALSVPLGLVVSLAMALLLNVKVRGVPLFRTCFYLPALASTVATCLVYKKVFQADGGLLNAAIYGPDGRGDLFGIGSLLTTWTHKPGPANWLGDETLALPSLILMSLWTAGGAMVILLAGLQGIPQHYHEAATLDGAGPWRRFLAVTVPMLAPSLFFCLITGVIGSFQTFTQAFVMTGGGPGDATRFYILHLYSQAFENLRMGYASALAWILFAVILVFTLLQWRLNKFVYYEGDK is encoded by the coding sequence ATGCGACGAGGCGTCCGCTTCGCGTGGTGCCTCGGTAGCGCCCTCCTCGCGAGCGCGGCGTCCCGTGCGACCGTGACCGTGCGCTTCGCCGTATGGGACGGAGACGCCGGGCTTGGCGTCATCCGGGAAGCCGTCAGGGGGTTCGAACGGGCGCATCCCGACATCAAGGTCAAGCTCGAAAACGTCCCCTATGGCGCGTTCGCCCAGAAGCTCTTGGCGGGGTACGCCGCCAACGCCGCGCCGGACGTCGCCATGATGGAGCCCAAGGGCTTCCAACGCTTCGCCAAGCGAGGCGGCTTGCTCCCCCTCGATCCCTTCTTTGCGCAAACGCCTGACGTCAAGATCGAGGAGTATTACAGGCCGATCGTCGACGCCATGCGTTACCAGGGCCGGCTGTACGTCCTTCCCCGGGACATCGCTCCGATCGGGATCGTGTTCTACAACAAGCGGCTTTTCCGAGAAGCCGGGATCCCCGATCCGGACGGGACGTGGACGTGGGATTGGGAGCCTCGCCCTGAACTTAGGGACAAGGACTTCACATGGGTCATGCAAAAGCTGACCAAGTTCGACGCCAAAGGCAAAGTCGTCCAATGGGGTTTCGTTCCGGCCTGGACGCGTGCGTTCGCGGACACGGTCGTGTATTCCCAGGGAGCGCGCTATGTCGACGACCCTGTCGACCCGACCCGGTGGACCTGGGACGACCCGCGCGTCGTCCGCGCCTATCAATGGGTCGCCGACTTGGGATTGAAGAAGCATTGGATTCCGGCGTCGACCGAGATCACGTCGGTCCTCCAAACGAGTTCGGACCAGTTGTTCCTTCAACAACGTGCGGCGATGTTCCAAGGCGGAATGTGGTCGGTGCCCGGATTCCGACAAGTCCTCAAACCGGGTACGAAAGAGTTTTTCGAGTGGGACGTCACGCTCGCCCCCGGCCACATCGACCAGGCGACGGGCCGGGTCGTCCGTGCTGCGCCCACGGGCGGCTCCGGGTATGCGGTCATGGCTTCGACCCGGCACCCGAAGGAGGCCTGGTTGCTCACCACGTGGATGGCGGGACCCCCCGCAATGCGCCTCATGGCCCAAGCCGGACTCGCCCAGCCTGCGATCCGCAAGTTGGCCTTGGAAGAGCCGTGGGTTCCGGGCCCGAACACGCCTGAAGAGCAGCGGTATCCCCCGAGCCGCAAGGTGACGGACCAGGCCGTCCCTTACGTCGTCGTCGACCCGACGGCCGAGTGCTACGCCGAAATCAACACGTTCGTCGAGTCCAAAGTCGACTCGATCATGAGCGGCTCGAAGAGTGCTCAGGCCGCGATCGACGAAGGACAAGGGCAAGCGAACTCGCGCTTGTCACAGATCCTGAAGCAGGAGCGGCTTCCGCTCTTCGACTGGCGTTCCGGACTGGGGGCGGGCCTGATCGTCGCGGGCTTGCTCGTCGCGTGGGTCTACCTGCCCTCTTCGCGCGGGCGGCGGACGCGAAGCGAACGTGCGGAAAACCGTGCGGCCTATGCGTTCGTGTCTCCGTGGATCGTCGGCATGGTCGCGTTCTGTGCAGGCCCGATGCTGTTCTCGCTCTTGCTGAGTACGACCGACTGGGACATCGTGACGGCAGCGAAATGGCGGGGCGGCGGGAATTTCGCCGAAGCGTTCACTCAGGACCCGCGGTTTTGGAACTCGCTCAAAGTCAGCGTCGTGTATACGGCCTTGTCCGTCCCTCTCGGGCTCGTCGTCTCCCTCGCAATGGCGCTCTTACTTAACGTCAAGGTCCGGGGCGTCCCCTTGTTCCGGACGTGTTTCTACCTTCCGGCCTTGGCCAGCACGGTCGCGACGTGCCTCGTCTACAAGAAGGTCTTTCAGGCCGACGGTGGACTGTTGAACGCCGCGATCTATGGCCCGGACGGTCGAGGCGACCTGTTCGGGATCGGCAGTCTGCTCACGACCTGGACCCACAAGCCTGGCCCGGCCAACTGGTTGGGAGACGAGACGCTCGCCTTGCCCTCGCTGATCCTCATGTCGTTGTGGACGGCCGGTGGGGCCATGGTGATCCTCCTGGCCGGGCTTCAAGGGATCCCACAGCACTATCACGAGGCGGCGACGCTCGATGGTGCCGGACCATGGCGACGCTTCTTGGCCGTCACGGTGCCGATGTTGGCTCCGTCCCTCTTTTTCTGCCTCATTACGGGAGTCATCGGCAGCTTCCAGACGTTCACGCAGGCGTTCGTCATGACGGGCGGCGGTCCCGGAGACGCGACCCGTTTTTACATCCTGCACCTGTACTCGCAGGCCTTTGAGAACCTCAGAATGGGCTACGCCTCGGCCCTGGCCTGGATCCTCTTCGCCGTCATTCTCGTGTTCACTCTGCTTCAATGGCGGCTCAACAAGTTCGTGTACTACGAGGGTGACAAGTGA
- a CDS encoding carbohydrate ABC transporter permease: MSERAVKVLVSVLLAVGSALFLMPFLVSVFMAAKTPAELSTTPPFAPPAAPTLDNFRTVLVNPNLSFFTLFRNTLFIATVATVGTVFSASLVAYAFARLRFVGRDRLFMVLLSTMMLPGVVTMIPTYVMLKELRWVDTFLPLTVPAFLGGGAFNVFLLRQYLLGVPKELDEAAKMDGAGHWTIYSRVLMPLCGPALATVGIFTFIGAWRDFMGPLIYLNDPQKQTLELGLNTYNSMQTTSPWHLIMAGSVLVTVPLVLIFFVGQRYFVKGIAMTGLK; this comes from the coding sequence ATGTCAGAAAGGGCCGTCAAGGTGCTCGTCTCCGTCCTCTTGGCGGTCGGAAGCGCCCTCTTTCTGATGCCGTTCCTTGTCTCCGTCTTCATGGCGGCGAAAACACCCGCCGAGCTCTCGACGACGCCACCGTTCGCTCCGCCGGCGGCTCCGACTTTGGACAATTTCCGGACGGTGCTCGTCAACCCGAACCTCAGTTTTTTCACACTGTTCCGGAACACGCTTTTCATCGCGACAGTGGCCACAGTGGGGACAGTCTTCAGTGCGTCGCTTGTGGCGTACGCTTTCGCCAGGTTGCGCTTCGTCGGCCGTGACCGCCTCTTTATGGTGCTACTGAGCACGATGATGCTGCCGGGAGTCGTCACGATGATCCCGACCTACGTCATGTTGAAGGAACTGCGATGGGTCGACACGTTCTTGCCCCTCACCGTGCCTGCGTTCCTGGGAGGCGGCGCCTTCAACGTCTTCCTGCTGCGCCAATACCTGTTGGGCGTCCCGAAAGAACTGGACGAGGCGGCCAAGATGGACGGAGCCGGGCATTGGACGATCTACTCCCGCGTCCTGATGCCGCTGTGCGGGCCGGCGCTCGCGACGGTCGGGATCTTCACGTTCATCGGCGCGTGGCGCGACTTCATGGGGCCGCTCATCTATCTTAACGATCCCCAGAAGCAAACGTTGGAGTTAGGGCTGAACACGTACAACTCGATGCAGACCACGTCGCCGTGGCACCTCATCATGGCGGGAAGCGTGCTGGTGACCGTCCCACTGGTGCTGATCTTCTTCGTCGGACAACGCTATTTCGTGAAAGGCATCGCGATGACGGGTTTGAAGTGA